One part of the Arthrobacter tumbae genome encodes these proteins:
- a CDS encoding ABC transporter ATP-binding protein has protein sequence MSMEGAAWSSLYRISSAKNGSNKFSKETLRRILSFAVPYRVKLVLFIALSVVSAFLAVATPVLAGQVVNEIIAEAAVETIVWLAVVIAIVAVADTGVGLLTRWYSSRIGEGVILDLRTAVFDHVQKMPIAFFTRTRTGALVSRLNNDVIGAQQAFSGTLSGVVSNLVALILTLIVMLSTSVLVTVLAIIMLPIFLLPARRMGSRLASLRREAADYNSTMSTQMTERFSAPGATLVKLFGRPDEESEEFRVRAARVRDIGVRTAMLQFVFFSALMLVSALALALVYGLGGSLALGGALDTGEVVTLALLLTRLYAPLTSLANARVEIMSALVSFERVFEVLDLDPLIKEKPDAQSISSGPVAVEFDDVRFAYPSADKVSLASLEEVSTLDTRGGEEVLHGVSFRIEPGQTVALVGTSGAGKSTIAQLLARLYDVDSGAVRIGGQDVRETTFESLRHTLGMVTQDGHLFHETIASNLRLARPGASDEELWDAVRRARLETLIQSLPDQLDTMVGERGYRLSGGERQRMTIARLLLAQPRVVILDEATAALDSTSEAAVQAALTEALAGRTALVIAHRLSTIRSADQILVIEDGRIAERGTHDELLAAGGRYDELHRTQFAVQKSVAPDESAEALTASGPGA, from the coding sequence ATGAGTATGGAAGGCGCGGCCTGGAGTTCCCTGTACCGGATCTCCTCCGCCAAGAACGGCAGCAATAAATTCTCGAAGGAGACGCTGAGGCGGATCCTGTCTTTTGCCGTGCCGTACCGGGTCAAGCTGGTGCTCTTCATCGCGCTGTCGGTGGTCTCCGCGTTCCTGGCGGTCGCCACGCCGGTCCTTGCCGGGCAGGTTGTCAACGAGATCATCGCCGAAGCGGCGGTGGAAACCATCGTGTGGCTCGCCGTCGTGATCGCTATTGTGGCCGTAGCTGACACCGGGGTGGGGCTGCTGACGCGCTGGTACTCGTCACGGATCGGCGAGGGCGTGATCCTCGATCTGCGGACAGCGGTCTTTGACCACGTCCAGAAGATGCCGATCGCGTTCTTCACCCGTACCCGCACGGGCGCGCTGGTGAGCAGGCTCAACAATGACGTGATCGGCGCCCAACAGGCATTCAGCGGCACCCTGTCCGGCGTGGTGAGTAATCTTGTGGCGCTGATTCTGACCCTGATCGTCATGCTGAGCACGTCCGTGCTGGTCACCGTGCTCGCAATCATCATGCTGCCCATCTTCCTGCTGCCGGCCCGCCGGATGGGTAGCAGGCTGGCTTCCCTCCGACGCGAGGCCGCTGACTACAACTCGACCATGAGTACGCAGATGACTGAGCGGTTCTCTGCTCCCGGCGCCACCCTGGTCAAGCTCTTTGGACGCCCTGATGAGGAGTCCGAGGAGTTTCGTGTCCGCGCTGCCCGCGTCCGGGATATCGGAGTCCGGACGGCGATGCTGCAATTCGTGTTCTTCTCCGCGCTCATGCTTGTCTCTGCCCTCGCCCTTGCCCTGGTGTATGGATTGGGTGGCAGTTTGGCGCTGGGAGGCGCGCTGGATACCGGTGAAGTAGTGACGCTGGCGCTGCTGCTCACGCGCCTCTACGCGCCCCTGACGTCGCTGGCCAACGCACGGGTTGAAATCATGAGCGCTCTGGTGAGCTTCGAGCGGGTCTTCGAGGTGCTCGACCTCGACCCACTCATCAAGGAGAAGCCGGACGCGCAGAGTATCTCGAGCGGCCCGGTTGCCGTCGAGTTCGACGACGTCCGCTTCGCCTACCCGTCAGCTGACAAGGTGTCCCTCGCTTCGCTGGAGGAGGTCTCGACGCTGGACACCCGTGGCGGTGAGGAGGTGCTGCACGGCGTCAGCTTCCGCATCGAGCCAGGGCAGACGGTTGCGCTCGTGGGCACCTCCGGTGCCGGTAAGTCCACCATTGCCCAGTTGCTGGCCAGGCTGTATGACGTCGATTCCGGCGCTGTCCGTATCGGCGGGCAGGATGTCCGGGAGACCACGTTCGAGTCGCTGCGGCATACCCTTGGCATGGTGACCCAGGACGGCCACCTGTTCCACGAGACAATCGCCTCAAACCTGAGGCTTGCTCGCCCTGGGGCAAGTGATGAGGAGCTATGGGACGCGGTTCGCCGGGCCCGGCTGGAGACACTGATCCAGTCGCTTCCCGATCAGCTGGACACCATGGTGGGTGAACGCGGGTACCGGCTGTCCGGTGGGGAGAGGCAGCGCATGACCATTGCGCGGCTGTTGCTCGCCCAGCCGCGCGTCGTCATCCTCGATGAAGCCACCGCCGCCCTGGATTCAACGTCGGAAGCTGCCGTCCAGGCTGCGCTCACGGAGGCGCTCGCGGGGCGTACGGCTCTGGTGATCGCGCACCGGTTGTCCACCATCCGGAGCGCGGACCAGATCCTGGTCATCGAGGACGGGCGCATCGCCGAGCGCGGTACGCATGATGAACTGCTTGCGGCGGGCGGGCGGTATGACGAGCTGCACCGAACGCAGTTCGCGGTTCAGAAGTCCGTTGCGCCGGACGAGTCGGCGGAAGCGCTGACGGCTTCCGGTCCCGGAGCCTGA
- a CDS encoding molybdopterin molybdotransferase MoeA, producing the protein MSSAGHALSWQEARRLAYDSATPKPAQTVNLADALGQTLAEPVVALQPIPHYASSAMDGWALSGEPPWTLITPVQEDESPWHRAHEHKKSGYATLEPGQATFILTGGVVPPGATGILRSEHGAIRDGELTRNDRARLDEPRENEHIRPAGEEAAEGAQAIAPGAVLNPAQIALAAVCGYDTLPVLRAPRVSLLLTGDEVIEAGLPEAGQVRDTFGPQLPGLLTMLGGHVDTVARARDDLDDVVAAISAEATDEVSLARASGDVLISTGGTGSSDADHIRRALTVLEAELLIDGIAMRPGHPTLLARLPDGRFFVGLPGNPLAAMMALFTVGAPLLAGLRGAAFPESRAVLAGEAFKPLEGRTRLVPYRLEKGRAMPTVHHRSGMLRGLADADGVLVIPEQGCEPDEKVPALPLPWFS; encoded by the coding sequence ATGAGCAGTGCAGGGCACGCCTTGAGCTGGCAGGAGGCTCGGCGGCTGGCGTACGACTCGGCAACCCCCAAGCCTGCGCAGACTGTGAACCTTGCGGATGCCCTCGGCCAGACCCTTGCCGAGCCGGTCGTGGCGCTGCAGCCCATTCCGCACTACGCGTCGTCGGCAATGGACGGCTGGGCGCTCAGCGGCGAGCCGCCCTGGACGCTGATCACACCGGTCCAGGAGGATGAGAGCCCCTGGCACCGTGCTCACGAGCACAAGAAGTCCGGATACGCCACGCTGGAGCCCGGCCAGGCAACGTTCATCCTCACCGGCGGCGTGGTGCCGCCGGGTGCCACCGGGATTCTTCGTTCCGAGCACGGAGCCATCCGCGATGGCGAGCTGACCCGCAATGACCGTGCCCGCCTCGACGAGCCGCGGGAGAACGAACATATCCGCCCGGCAGGTGAGGAAGCGGCAGAGGGAGCGCAGGCCATCGCCCCCGGCGCAGTGCTCAATCCCGCCCAGATCGCGCTGGCCGCAGTCTGCGGGTATGACACCCTTCCCGTTCTCCGGGCCCCCCGCGTGTCCTTGCTGCTCACCGGCGACGAGGTGATCGAGGCGGGGCTGCCTGAGGCCGGGCAGGTTCGCGATACCTTCGGTCCGCAACTCCCGGGCCTGCTCACCATGCTGGGCGGGCATGTCGATACTGTGGCCCGCGCGCGTGATGATCTGGACGACGTCGTCGCCGCCATCAGCGCTGAAGCAACAGATGAAGTCTCGCTGGCACGGGCGTCCGGAGATGTATTGATCAGCACCGGCGGCACCGGTTCGTCCGACGCCGACCACATCCGCCGCGCGCTGACGGTGCTTGAAGCTGAACTTCTCATCGATGGCATCGCAATGCGGCCAGGGCACCCTACGCTCCTGGCGCGGCTGCCGGATGGGCGCTTCTTCGTGGGCCTGCCCGGAAACCCGCTGGCCGCGATGATGGCGCTCTTCACCGTGGGAGCACCGCTGCTGGCCGGTCTGCGCGGGGCGGCTTTCCCGGAGTCCCGCGCAGTTCTGGCAGGAGAGGCGTTCAAGCCGCTGGAAGGGCGCACCCGGCTGGTGCCATATCGCCTGGAAAAGGGGCGCGCCATGCCCACGGTCCACCACCGTTCAGGAATGCTGCGCGGACTGGCCGATGCCGACGGCGTCCTTGTCATACCCGAGCAGGGTTGCGAGCCGGACGAAAAGGTACCTGCCCTGCCCCTGCCGTGGTTCAGCTAG
- the yczE gene encoding membrane protein YczE yields MSLLLVRRIVQLLVGLFLYGFSIGMMIRAGIGVSPWDVLGQGVSVQSGIPFGLTTNLIGLAVLLLWIPIRQKPGVGTVLNVLLVGPSAEVGLAVIPQQTVLWVQILLFTGGLVLLAVATGLYIGARMGPGPRDGLMTGMHKRWGWPIWAVRTGIEVSVLAIGWALGGTVGVGTVAFALFVGPLVNLTLPRLRIPEKPGEPRLDGQTAPSGAVP; encoded by the coding sequence ATGTCCCTACTCCTTGTGCGTCGCATCGTGCAGCTTCTGGTCGGCCTCTTTCTATACGGGTTCTCGATCGGCATGATGATCCGGGCAGGGATCGGAGTGTCCCCGTGGGATGTGCTGGGGCAGGGTGTGTCTGTTCAGAGCGGCATACCTTTCGGACTGACCACCAACCTCATTGGTCTCGCCGTACTGCTGCTCTGGATTCCCATCCGCCAAAAGCCTGGCGTGGGAACAGTACTGAACGTCCTGTTAGTAGGACCGAGCGCTGAAGTGGGCCTCGCCGTCATCCCGCAGCAGACGGTCCTGTGGGTGCAGATTCTCCTCTTCACCGGCGGCCTGGTCCTGCTCGCGGTGGCAACTGGTCTCTATATCGGGGCGCGTATGGGGCCCGGCCCCCGTGACGGATTGATGACCGGTATGCACAAGCGCTGGGGCTGGCCCATCTGGGCAGTGCGGACCGGAATAGAGGTGTCAGTCCTCGCGATCGGCTGGGCTCTGGGCGGAACGGTCGGCGTGGGAACCGTCGCGTTTGCCCTCTTCGTGGGTCCGCTGGTCAACCTCACACTTCCTCGGCTCCGCATTCCGGAGAAGCCCGGTGAGCCACGGCTGGACGGCCAGACTGCGCCATCCGGAGCCGTTCCCTAG
- the fdhD gene encoding formate dehydrogenase accessory sulfurtransferase FdhD, which produces MTRVMDRRRITRYGLDGTVSRREDRLAGEEPLEIRLGGRAFSVTMRTPGDDFDLVAGFLVSEGVVAEPGEILALRYCAGVDEEGRQTFNVVEAQLRPDVALPDTSMERHVYTSSSCGICGTASIDAVRKSGRFDVHDDDGTVDLPVLASLPDRLRTSQKLFDRTGGVHAAGLFSRDGELLCLREDVGRHNAVDKVVGWALRSDLLPLRGMILQVSGRASFELVQKAHLAGIPTLAAVSAPSSLAADLAEESGITLVGFSRGQTLNCYTHPQRIIAGSTPE; this is translated from the coding sequence ATGACGCGGGTGATGGACAGGCGCCGGATTACGCGCTATGGGCTGGACGGCACGGTCAGCCGGCGGGAGGACCGTCTGGCCGGTGAGGAGCCGCTGGAGATCCGGCTGGGCGGACGCGCCTTCAGCGTCACCATGCGCACCCCCGGTGACGATTTCGATCTGGTCGCGGGCTTTCTCGTTTCCGAAGGCGTGGTCGCCGAACCCGGTGAGATCCTCGCGCTCCGCTATTGCGCCGGCGTCGATGAGGAGGGCCGGCAGACCTTCAACGTGGTCGAGGCCCAGCTCCGGCCGGACGTCGCACTGCCGGACACCTCCATGGAACGCCATGTCTATACCTCCAGTTCCTGCGGTATCTGCGGAACGGCCTCAATTGATGCGGTCCGGAAGTCGGGCCGCTTCGACGTGCACGACGACGACGGCACGGTGGACCTCCCGGTTCTCGCCTCCCTGCCGGACCGGCTGCGGACCAGCCAGAAGCTCTTCGACCGCACTGGCGGTGTCCACGCTGCGGGATTGTTTTCCCGGGACGGTGAGCTCCTGTGCCTGCGGGAGGACGTCGGCAGGCACAATGCCGTGGACAAGGTGGTCGGCTGGGCGCTGCGTTCGGATTTGCTGCCGCTGCGGGGAATGATCCTGCAGGTCTCGGGGCGTGCATCGTTCGAGCTGGTGCAGAAGGCACACCTCGCCGGGATACCGACCCTCGCGGCGGTGAGCGCGCCGTCGTCATTGGCTGCGGACCTGGCGGAGGAATCCGGGATTACGCTTGTCGGCTTCAGTCGAGGGCAGACACTGAACTGCTACACGCACCCGCAGCGTATTATCGCGGGATCAACCCCGGAATAG
- a CDS encoding LLM class flavin-dependent oxidoreductase, protein MHTSMELGIFSFGDIHPNPVTGERVSPQQRMADLLERARLADEVGLHYFGIGEHHRPDYAVSSVVPVLAAAAAQTRKIHVGSAVTVLSTEDPVRVFQQFATLDLLSGGRAELTAGRGSFIESYPLFGAALEDYDALYEEKIDLLLRLNAEERITWSGRFRPPLQDALILPRPVRDHLDIWIATGGTPSSSVRAARLGTSVIYALLGGAVDNFAQHAALYREQFKADGGAAPRVGVSGVGLVLRNGAREVFRPHWLDSMTRISAERGFPKPSGVTYNMQTARTGALYVGTPEEVAEKIVLTHAAMGHDRHILQLDFSSVPQTQVLESIELLGTHVLPLVNDALGIHHREDAASRTESVRGGS, encoded by the coding sequence TTGCACACCAGTATGGAACTTGGCATCTTCAGCTTCGGCGACATCCACCCGAACCCTGTGACCGGTGAGCGGGTCTCGCCCCAACAACGGATGGCCGACCTGCTGGAGCGTGCGCGGCTTGCCGATGAGGTGGGCCTGCACTATTTCGGTATCGGAGAGCATCACCGGCCCGATTACGCGGTGTCCTCGGTGGTACCGGTGCTGGCTGCGGCCGCCGCGCAGACCCGGAAGATCCACGTGGGATCAGCTGTGACGGTGCTCAGTACCGAGGACCCGGTGCGCGTCTTCCAGCAGTTCGCCACGCTCGACCTGCTCTCCGGCGGACGGGCGGAACTGACCGCCGGCCGAGGCTCCTTCATCGAGTCCTACCCGCTGTTCGGTGCTGCCCTCGAAGACTACGACGCACTCTACGAGGAGAAGATCGACCTGCTGCTGCGCCTCAACGCTGAGGAGCGGATAACCTGGTCCGGTCGGTTCCGGCCGCCGCTTCAGGACGCGCTGATCCTGCCGCGGCCGGTGCGGGATCATCTGGACATCTGGATCGCGACCGGTGGGACGCCGTCGTCGTCGGTGCGTGCTGCACGGCTTGGCACATCGGTCATTTACGCGCTGCTGGGCGGCGCCGTCGACAATTTCGCGCAGCACGCTGCGCTGTACCGGGAACAGTTCAAGGCGGACGGGGGAGCTGCTCCGCGGGTCGGCGTCAGCGGCGTCGGGCTGGTCCTCCGCAACGGAGCCAGGGAAGTTTTCCGCCCGCACTGGCTCGACAGCATGACGCGTATCTCCGCGGAGCGTGGCTTCCCCAAGCCCAGCGGAGTCACCTACAACATGCAGACGGCGCGCACTGGCGCGCTCTATGTCGGTACCCCCGAGGAAGTGGCGGAGAAGATTGTTCTCACGCATGCTGCCATGGGTCATGACCGGCACATCCTCCAGCTTGACTTCTCATCCGTGCCCCAGACACAGGTCCTGGAGTCAATCGAGTTGCTGGGCACCCACGTGCTGCCGCTCGTCAATGACGCCCTCGGCATACACCATCGCGAGGACGCCGCTTCCCGGACCGAAAGTGTCCGCGGCGGGTCCTAA
- a CDS encoding PGAP1-like alpha/beta domain-containing protein has product MSRLLGMDPGQVRQLARSLEKAAAGFELVGLQVSGKISVIGWQGADADSFRADWADRHRPTLLSIAEQLRQSALAAADHADAQDGTSATDPASPFTAIPPANFSTPVASENDDGSWLTDGLGWVAGGADWVIDTTEDGAEWFGNRSELGYGNIAESFRGLVDDGTHATGLLDEMLAGSPPSIMELSASVALAGGGLVDLAVTAGTFGQWAPLLLDDGTPWAGEPIPVSVSRDGQNRGPSEHLESVLPTDLAALAFLTAQAYGDAGNSSTSDGAVRITRVENAEGPAYILSIPGTQSWNPVTSAIPADFTGNLVSASGRLSTAAATVALAMERAGIEPGAPVMLSGHSQGGMIAASLASDPAFMERYNVTNVMTFGSPVDAAAMPSNVDVISFQHQNDVVPRLDLGGTSVNGAVAEQSGVQLTLPNPPGSGWSDVTANHDYNNYASSIGEAEEDPAGRASQYAQSPSTQRFLTGDTSTVESFVIPVGRQHP; this is encoded by the coding sequence ATGAGTCGGCTACTCGGGATGGACCCGGGCCAGGTTCGTCAGCTTGCCCGATCCCTCGAGAAAGCAGCAGCGGGTTTTGAGTTGGTCGGACTGCAGGTCTCCGGAAAGATCTCCGTTATCGGGTGGCAGGGCGCAGACGCGGACTCCTTCCGCGCAGACTGGGCCGACAGGCACCGCCCCACGCTGTTGAGTATTGCTGAGCAGTTGAGGCAGTCCGCTCTCGCGGCTGCGGATCATGCGGATGCTCAGGACGGTACGAGCGCAACTGACCCAGCTTCGCCTTTCACCGCGATACCGCCGGCAAACTTCAGCACCCCAGTGGCGAGTGAGAACGACGACGGCAGTTGGCTCACCGACGGACTGGGTTGGGTTGCCGGCGGCGCGGACTGGGTTATCGACACCACCGAAGACGGAGCCGAATGGTTCGGGAACCGGTCGGAACTGGGGTACGGCAATATCGCGGAATCGTTCCGCGGCCTTGTCGATGACGGCACCCACGCAACCGGCCTGCTCGACGAGATGCTGGCCGGAAGTCCACCATCGATCATGGAACTGTCAGCGTCGGTTGCGTTGGCGGGTGGTGGCCTGGTCGATCTCGCGGTCACTGCCGGAACGTTCGGCCAGTGGGCTCCCCTGCTGCTCGACGACGGAACACCGTGGGCGGGCGAACCCATTCCTGTCAGCGTCTCACGTGACGGCCAGAACCGTGGGCCCTCAGAACATCTGGAGAGCGTGTTGCCAACAGATCTCGCTGCCCTGGCGTTCCTCACGGCTCAGGCCTACGGCGACGCGGGCAATTCATCCACCTCCGACGGTGCTGTCCGAATCACCCGGGTAGAGAATGCCGAGGGTCCCGCCTATATCCTGAGCATTCCGGGAACCCAGTCGTGGAATCCCGTTACTTCTGCGATCCCGGCTGACTTCACAGGCAATCTGGTGAGCGCTTCGGGCCGGTTGTCGACTGCGGCTGCGACCGTTGCGCTGGCCATGGAACGGGCGGGTATCGAACCAGGTGCGCCGGTGATGCTGTCAGGACATTCGCAGGGCGGGATGATCGCGGCTTCGCTGGCCTCCGACCCTGCGTTCATGGAGCGGTACAACGTCACCAACGTGATGACATTCGGCTCACCGGTTGATGCGGCGGCTATGCCCTCGAACGTCGACGTCATATCCTTCCAGCACCAGAACGACGTTGTCCCGCGCCTCGATCTCGGAGGTACGAGCGTCAATGGTGCGGTGGCGGAGCAGTCCGGTGTTCAGCTCACCCTGCCGAACCCACCCGGTAGCGGCTGGAGCGATGTGACCGCCAACCACGACTACAACAACTACGCGAGCTCCATCGGCGAGGCCGAAGAAGATCCTGCCGGGCGTGCTTCGCAGTACGCTCAGTCGCCCTCCACTCAACGGTTCCTCACCGGGGATACCTCAACGGTAGAGTCTTTCGTGATTCCAGTAGGAAGGCAGCATCCTTGA
- a CDS encoding FdhF/YdeP family oxidoreductase produces MTRSNPPVEEADENDLDVGTPKEWAAGLPGVYHSMQPALKHMGVERSMRTLLRMNQKQGFDCMSCAWPDPSDHRSTFEYCENGAKAVTWEATPVTVSSEFWAEHSITELRGRSEYWLGMQGRLTEPVYKAPGEDHYRPVSWDKAITIISDKLKSLASPDEAAFYTSGRASNEAAFIYQLFIRALGTNNMPDCSNMCHESSGVAMGQTIGIGKATVAYNDYLNSDLMIVIGQNPGTNHPRMLSAMEKQKENGGQIVAVNPLPEAGLRRFKNPQKPKGVVGRGTDLADQFLQIRSGGDMALLQAVSKRVLEAEDRNPGTVLDHEFIAEYCEGLDELREHLSGLDEQTVLEATGLRSEEIDELADRYIASKKTIITWAMGVTQQKNGVGTIKEMINLLLLRGNIGRPGAGASPIRGHSNVQGDRTMGIWEQMPDSFLDSLGKEFRFEPPRKHGVDSVAAVRGMRDGQIKFFLALGGNFVAAMSDTAATEAAMLNLEINAQISTKLNRSHTVVSPEAEALILPTLGRTEIDIQATGPQFVSVEDTVSAVHSSEGRVEPVAPGLLSEVAIVSRLARATIGDRIAADWQGFEDDYDRIRDHIAHVVPGCENYNRRIREKDGFLLANGPRDSRKFNTPSGRALITINELDAIDCPPGRLILQTMRSHDQFNTTIYGYNDRYRGIKKGRHVVFVNPEDLAELGFKDGDLVDVHGEYMDGKDRALRKFRAVSYPTARGCAAVYYPEGNVLVPLDDTVQGSNTPVSKGVIIRLEPAADGPAGGTSEENAQENMPATV; encoded by the coding sequence ATGACTCGCTCAAACCCTCCCGTCGAAGAAGCAGACGAGAACGACCTCGATGTCGGTACGCCGAAGGAATGGGCGGCCGGATTGCCCGGCGTCTACCATTCCATGCAGCCTGCTCTGAAGCACATGGGTGTTGAACGAAGCATGCGCACGCTGCTTCGGATGAACCAGAAGCAGGGCTTCGACTGCATGAGTTGCGCCTGGCCGGACCCATCGGATCACCGCAGCACCTTCGAGTACTGCGAGAACGGCGCGAAGGCAGTCACCTGGGAGGCCACCCCGGTCACGGTGTCCTCCGAGTTCTGGGCTGAGCACTCCATCACCGAACTGCGCGGACGGTCGGAGTACTGGCTCGGCATGCAGGGCAGGCTGACGGAACCCGTCTACAAGGCTCCCGGAGAGGATCACTACCGGCCCGTCAGCTGGGACAAGGCGATCACCATCATCTCCGACAAGCTGAAGAGCCTCGCCTCCCCCGACGAAGCTGCGTTCTACACGAGCGGACGGGCGTCCAACGAGGCAGCATTCATCTACCAACTGTTCATCCGCGCGCTTGGCACCAACAACATGCCCGACTGCTCGAACATGTGCCACGAATCTTCCGGCGTTGCCATGGGCCAGACCATCGGGATCGGCAAAGCCACCGTGGCGTACAACGACTACCTCAACTCTGATCTGATGATCGTCATCGGGCAGAACCCCGGGACCAACCACCCCCGCATGCTGAGCGCCATGGAGAAGCAAAAGGAGAACGGCGGTCAGATTGTGGCGGTCAACCCGCTGCCCGAGGCCGGCCTGCGCCGGTTCAAGAATCCCCAGAAGCCAAAGGGCGTAGTGGGTCGCGGCACCGATCTTGCCGATCAGTTCCTGCAGATCCGAAGCGGCGGTGACATGGCGCTGCTCCAGGCAGTTTCCAAGCGGGTGCTCGAAGCCGAAGACAGGAACCCCGGCACGGTGCTGGATCATGAATTCATCGCTGAGTACTGCGAGGGACTGGACGAACTACGGGAACACCTGTCGGGTCTTGATGAGCAGACCGTGCTGGAAGCGACCGGCCTGCGCTCCGAAGAGATCGACGAACTGGCAGACCGCTACATCGCCTCCAAAAAGACCATCATCACCTGGGCCATGGGCGTCACGCAGCAGAAGAACGGCGTAGGCACCATCAAGGAAATGATCAACCTGCTCCTGCTGCGCGGCAACATCGGCCGGCCCGGTGCAGGCGCCTCTCCCATCCGTGGGCACTCCAATGTGCAGGGCGACCGCACCATGGGAATCTGGGAGCAGATGCCGGACTCCTTCCTGGATTCGCTCGGAAAGGAATTCCGGTTCGAACCTCCCCGCAAGCACGGCGTCGACTCGGTCGCCGCGGTCAGGGGTATGCGCGACGGCCAGATCAAGTTCTTCCTCGCCCTGGGCGGCAACTTCGTTGCTGCGATGTCCGACACCGCAGCAACCGAAGCAGCCATGCTGAACCTCGAGATAAACGCGCAGATCTCCACCAAACTCAATCGATCCCACACCGTCGTCAGCCCGGAGGCAGAAGCACTCATCCTCCCCACGCTCGGCCGTACCGAGATCGATATCCAGGCAACCGGCCCGCAGTTCGTCTCCGTCGAGGACACCGTCAGTGCCGTCCACTCCTCCGAAGGCAGGGTCGAACCGGTGGCGCCGGGGCTGCTGTCGGAGGTTGCCATAGTCAGCCGGCTGGCACGGGCCACCATCGGTGACCGCATTGCCGCTGACTGGCAGGGGTTCGAGGACGACTATGACCGCATCCGGGACCATATTGCACATGTGGTTCCCGGGTGTGAGAACTACAACCGACGGATCCGGGAGAAGGACGGCTTCCTGCTGGCGAACGGACCGCGCGATTCACGGAAGTTCAATACTCCCAGCGGGAGGGCTCTGATCACCATCAACGAACTGGACGCCATTGATTGCCCTCCCGGGCGCCTGATCCTCCAGACCATGCGCTCGCATGACCAGTTCAATACCACCATCTACGGTTACAACGACCGCTACCGCGGAATCAAGAAGGGCCGTCATGTGGTGTTTGTGAACCCTGAGGATCTTGCGGAGCTCGGTTTCAAGGACGGCGACCTCGTGGACGTTCACGGCGAATATATGGACGGCAAGGACCGCGCTCTGCGCAAGTTCCGTGCAGTTTCCTATCCCACCGCCCGCGGCTGTGCGGCGGTCTACTATCCGGAGGGCAACGTCCTGGTGCCGCTCGACGACACCGTCCAGGGCAGCAACACGCCGGTCTCCAAGGGAGTCATCATCCGGCTCGAGCCTGCCGCGGACGGCCCGGCCGGCGGCACCAGCGAGGAGAACGCGCAGGAGAACATGCCGGCTACCGTCTGA